The Microbulbifer hydrolyticus genome has a segment encoding these proteins:
- a CDS encoding response regulator translates to MSEVHVLTTGEAARYCGVNFRTVIRWIERGQLKAYKLPGRGDHRICVEDFVGFLRDNAMPVPAELGSATRKVLLVADSPELAASRQLLQQAGVEVEIAGDSFTAGALLATSKPAMLVLDTNLDGVNGFQVLDMIRCRSEFSSLSVLVIAPNGDSNQQHWLDAGADAVVAASCDRNELVGRINLLLDA, encoded by the coding sequence ATGAGTGAAGTGCATGTACTCACTACCGGGGAAGCTGCCCGGTACTGTGGAGTGAATTTCCGTACCGTAATCCGCTGGATTGAGCGCGGCCAGTTGAAAGCTTACAAACTGCCGGGTCGCGGCGACCACCGTATCTGCGTGGAAGACTTTGTTGGCTTCCTGCGTGACAACGCCATGCCGGTACCTGCTGAGCTGGGTAGCGCGACGCGCAAGGTGTTGCTGGTGGCTGACTCTCCGGAGCTGGCCGCAAGCCGTCAGTTGCTGCAGCAAGCGGGTGTAGAAGTGGAGATCGCTGGTGACAGTTTCACCGCTGGCGCCCTGCTGGCAACCAGCAAACCCGCAATGCTGGTTCTGGATACGAACCTGGATGGCGTTAACGGATTTCAGGTGCTGGATATGATTCGTTGCCGCAGTGAATTCTCTTCATTGAGCGTGCTGGTAATCGCACCGAATGGTGACAGCAATCAGCAACACTGGCTGGATGCCGGAGCCGATGCCGTAGTTGCCGCCAGTTGCGATCGCAACGAGCTCGTGGGTCGAATCAACCTGTTGCTGGATGCCTGA
- a CDS encoding multifunctional CCA addition/repair protein has translation MKCYLVGGAVRDLLLQRPIHERDWVVVGATESDMLAQGFRPVGKDFPVFLHPDSGEEYALARTERKSGHGYGGFTVYASPEVTLEQDLQRRDLTVNAMAQTQDGQIVDPYGGRADLEARKLRHVSPAFSEDPLRILRVARFAARYAPLGFTVADETMTLMRGMVDAGEVEHLVPERVWKEVSRALTEPRPDVFIHVLRDCGALKVLLPEVDCLFGVPQPALHHPEIDTGDHILRALREAPADLPVRFAVLVHDLGKGITPDSVLPSHRGHEGAGLPLVKDVCKRLRVPNPITALSLGVCEYHLHCHKAFELRPQTLLKMLRALDALRRPERFAQFLASCEADARGRKGLEDRDYPQADYLRAAREAAANVDPQALIAQGYEGAELGKALDRARLKVVADLKKSYSAPGQQ, from the coding sequence GTGAAGTGCTATCTGGTTGGCGGCGCGGTACGCGACCTGCTGCTGCAACGCCCAATACACGAACGCGACTGGGTGGTGGTCGGCGCCACGGAATCCGACATGCTCGCGCAGGGCTTTCGCCCGGTAGGCAAGGATTTCCCTGTCTTCCTGCACCCGGATAGTGGCGAGGAGTACGCCCTCGCCCGCACAGAGCGAAAAAGCGGCCACGGCTATGGTGGTTTCACCGTCTACGCCAGCCCCGAAGTCACCCTCGAGCAGGACCTGCAGCGCCGAGACCTCACCGTCAACGCCATGGCACAGACCCAAGACGGCCAGATCGTCGACCCTTATGGCGGCCGTGCAGACCTGGAAGCCCGCAAATTGCGCCACGTATCCCCGGCATTCAGCGAAGACCCATTGCGCATATTGCGCGTAGCACGCTTCGCCGCACGCTACGCGCCGCTCGGCTTTACCGTCGCCGATGAAACCATGACGCTGATGCGAGGTATGGTGGATGCAGGAGAGGTCGAACACCTGGTGCCCGAACGCGTGTGGAAGGAGGTAAGCAGGGCACTGACCGAGCCCCGGCCCGATGTTTTCATCCACGTGCTAAGGGATTGCGGTGCGCTGAAGGTCCTGCTGCCGGAAGTTGATTGCCTGTTTGGTGTCCCGCAGCCAGCACTCCACCACCCGGAAATCGATACCGGTGACCATATCCTGCGCGCCCTGCGCGAGGCCCCGGCAGACCTGCCAGTGCGATTTGCGGTACTGGTGCACGACCTCGGCAAGGGCATCACTCCGGACAGTGTACTGCCCAGTCACCGGGGCCATGAGGGCGCCGGGCTTCCACTGGTAAAAGACGTGTGCAAGCGCCTGCGGGTGCCCAACCCCATCACTGCATTGTCCCTCGGGGTATGTGAATACCACCTGCACTGCCACAAAGCCTTCGAGCTGCGCCCGCAGACCCTCCTCAAGATGCTGCGCGCCCTCGACGCCCTGCGGCGCCCCGAGCGCTTTGCACAGTTCCTGGCGAGCTGCGAGGCGGATGCGCGCGGCCGCAAAGGACTGGAGGACCGCGACTATCCACAGGCGGACTACCTTCGCGCAGCCCGTGAAGCGGCGGCCAATGTGGACCCACAGGCGCTGATCGCGCAGGGATATGAAGGCGCCGAGCTGGGCAAGGCCCTGGACCGGGCGCGCCTGAAAGTCGTCGCCGACCTCAAAAAATCTTATAGCGCACCGGGCCAGCAATAG
- a CDS encoding pteridine reductase: protein MATALITGAAARLGRAIAEELHRDHQVVIHYRRSAEAAQTLAANLNARRPGSAATVQSDLGSATDCDNLASAALACFGELSVLVNNASAFYPTPIGEADEQQWDELMGSNLKAPFFLSQALAPALAEQRGCIVNLADIHAEKPMPTHTVYCAAKAGLAMLTKSLARELAPQVRVNGVAPGAILWPEQESEGYNKEQILARIPMQRSGDPSDIARTVRFLAVDAPYITGQIIAVDGGRSLNI from the coding sequence ATGGCCACCGCCCTGATTACCGGCGCCGCCGCCCGCCTCGGGCGCGCCATTGCCGAAGAGTTACACCGAGACCACCAGGTTGTCATTCACTACCGCCGTTCCGCGGAAGCCGCGCAGACCCTCGCCGCGAACCTCAACGCCAGGCGCCCGGGCTCCGCCGCGACTGTGCAGAGCGACCTGGGCAGTGCCACCGATTGCGACAACCTGGCCAGCGCCGCCCTCGCCTGTTTTGGCGAGCTGAGCGTACTGGTAAATAACGCGTCCGCGTTTTACCCCACCCCCATTGGCGAGGCCGACGAACAGCAATGGGATGAGCTGATGGGCAGCAATCTCAAGGCCCCGTTTTTTCTCAGCCAGGCACTGGCACCCGCACTTGCCGAGCAGCGCGGTTGCATCGTCAACCTCGCGGATATTCACGCGGAAAAACCCATGCCGACACACACCGTGTACTGTGCCGCAAAGGCCGGCCTGGCGATGCTAACCAAAAGCCTCGCTCGCGAACTGGCTCCGCAGGTGCGGGTAAATGGCGTGGCGCCCGGAGCGATTCTGTGGCCAGAACAGGAGAGTGAAGGCTATAACAAGGAGCAGATACTCGCGCGCATCCCCATGCAACGCAGTGGTGACCCATCGGACATTGCCCGCACGGTGCGCTTTCTGGCAGTGGACGCTCCTTATATCACCGGCCAGATCATCGCCGTGGATGGGGGCCGCAGCCTCAATATCTGA
- a CDS encoding phosphoribosyltransferase — protein sequence MSEKQFISAQSLLEDSFTLAMKVVESGFRPDYIVGVWRGGAPIGIAVQEMFDFLGFHADHIAIRTSSYTGVDQRSKEVIVHGLTYLIKRVESDQKMLIVDDVYDTGLSIQQAISDLRKACKKNTPEIRIACPYFKPGRNCTEFEPDYYLHKTDEWLVFPHELKGLTEEEILENKPELRRHQELLKKVKKTQ from the coding sequence GTGAGCGAAAAACAGTTTATTTCCGCCCAGTCCCTGCTGGAGGACTCGTTTACTCTGGCCATGAAAGTGGTCGAGAGCGGATTTCGCCCGGACTACATCGTCGGCGTCTGGCGCGGCGGCGCCCCCATTGGTATTGCCGTACAGGAGATGTTCGATTTCCTCGGCTTTCACGCCGACCACATCGCCATCCGCACCTCTTCCTATACCGGTGTCGATCAGCGCAGCAAGGAAGTGATCGTGCACGGACTGACCTACCTGATTAAACGGGTGGAGTCCGATCAGAAAATGCTGATCGTGGACGATGTCTACGATACCGGACTCAGCATCCAGCAGGCGATCAGCGACTTACGCAAGGCCTGCAAGAAAAACACACCGGAAATTCGCATCGCCTGCCCCTACTTCAAGCCGGGCCGTAATTGCACCGAATTCGAGCCGGACTATTACCTGCACAAAACGGATGAATGGCTGGTTTTCCCGCACGAATTGAAGGGGCTGACGGAAGAAGAGATCCTGGAAAACAAGCCGGAGCTGCGCCGTCACCAGGAACTGTTGAAGAAGGTCAAAAAAACGCAGTAA
- a CDS encoding winged helix-turn-helix transcriptional regulator, producing MTRKRFDDIGCSVACALNEVGDWWSLLVIKQAMLGTRRFVDFQNGLGIAKNILCDRLSRLVENGVMTRVNVGEHGTRYEYRLTEKGRDLFTVVVALRQWSERWNGKKDSMQLVERGSGLPIAPLAVRGAAGGPLSVRDVLFVSEADESEGQVG from the coding sequence ATGACACGTAAACGCTTTGACGATATCGGCTGCTCGGTGGCCTGCGCGCTGAATGAAGTTGGTGACTGGTGGTCCCTGCTGGTGATCAAGCAGGCGATGCTGGGTACCCGCCGCTTTGTGGACTTTCAGAATGGTCTCGGGATCGCCAAGAACATTCTGTGTGACCGTCTGTCCCGCCTGGTGGAAAACGGGGTGATGACCCGGGTAAACGTGGGGGAGCATGGCACTCGCTACGAGTATCGTCTTACCGAGAAGGGGCGGGACCTGTTCACCGTGGTGGTGGCTCTGCGCCAGTGGAGTGAGCGCTGGAATGGCAAAAAGGATTCCATGCAGCTGGTGGAGCGCGGTTCCGGGTTGCCCATAGCGCCGTTGGCGGTACGCGGCGCCGCTGGCGGCCCCCTGAGTGTGCGCGATGTGCTTTTTGTCAGTGAGGCTGACGAGTCCGAGGGGCAAGTGGGCTGA
- a CDS encoding NADH:flavin oxidoreductase, which yields MSAELDSLLRPFEHKSLKLRNRVAMAPMTRTASPGYVPNDLVAGYYRRRAEGEVGLIITEGTWVGHPAANGYENVPAIHGEEALAGWKKVVDEVHAAGGQIIPQLWHVGSVRKEGIGPDKSVPGHSPSGLFKPGKPNGHAMTKADIQETVKAFADAAKAAKQVGFDGVEIHGAHGYLIDQFFWEGTNQRDDEYGGSLENRTRFAVEIVEAVRDAVGEDFAIVLRYSQWKQQDYEARLAQTPEELQRFLTPLVNAGVDIFHASTRRFWVPEFEGSDMNLAGWTKELTGKPVISVGSVGLDDDFIGGNNQGMGGTANPTGIDELLRRMERNEFDMIAVGRALLQDPNWLQKVKEGREQDIVPFTKEALASLS from the coding sequence ATGAGTGCCGAGCTGGACAGCCTGTTGCGTCCTTTTGAACATAAATCCCTGAAACTCCGAAACCGTGTGGCCATGGCCCCCATGACCCGAACCGCCTCCCCCGGCTATGTGCCCAACGACCTGGTTGCTGGCTACTACCGCCGCCGCGCCGAGGGCGAAGTGGGCCTGATCATTACCGAGGGCACCTGGGTGGGTCACCCCGCCGCCAATGGCTACGAAAATGTGCCGGCAATTCACGGTGAAGAGGCTCTGGCGGGCTGGAAAAAAGTCGTGGACGAAGTGCATGCGGCCGGCGGCCAGATTATCCCGCAGCTATGGCATGTTGGTTCGGTGCGCAAAGAAGGCATCGGCCCGGATAAATCCGTACCGGGGCACTCCCCTTCCGGACTATTCAAACCGGGCAAGCCCAACGGCCACGCGATGACCAAGGCTGACATTCAGGAGACAGTGAAGGCCTTTGCGGACGCCGCCAAAGCGGCCAAGCAGGTCGGCTTTGACGGAGTGGAAATCCACGGTGCCCACGGCTACCTGATCGACCAGTTTTTCTGGGAAGGTACCAACCAGCGCGACGATGAATACGGCGGCTCTCTGGAAAATCGTACGCGCTTTGCTGTGGAAATCGTGGAAGCCGTACGCGATGCCGTTGGCGAGGACTTTGCCATCGTACTGCGCTACTCCCAATGGAAACAGCAGGATTATGAAGCCAGGCTGGCGCAAACCCCGGAAGAGCTGCAGCGGTTCCTCACACCGCTGGTTAACGCCGGTGTGGATATCTTCCATGCCTCCACAAGACGCTTCTGGGTACCGGAGTTTGAAGGTTCCGACATGAACCTGGCGGGCTGGACCAAGGAGCTCACTGGCAAGCCGGTCATCTCCGTAGGCAGTGTCGGGCTCGACGACGACTTTATCGGCGGCAATAACCAGGGTATGGGCGGCACCGCCAACCCCACCGGCATCGACGAACTGCTGCGCCGCATGGAGCGCAACGAGTTCGACATGATCGCCGTGGGCCGCGCACTGCTGCAGGACCCCAACTGGCTGCAGAAAGTGAAAGAAGGGCGTGAGCAGGACATTGTGCCGTTTACCAAGGAAGCGCTTGCCAGCCTGAGCTAA
- the folK gene encoding 2-amino-4-hydroxy-6-hydroxymethyldihydropteridine diphosphokinase, translating to MATVFLSLGSNIERNRHLGAGLDALVKAFGDLKMSQVYESEAVGFDGDNFYNLVAAIETDLSVGELAIHLRQIEDDNGRLRSGPKFSARTLDIDILTYDDLTGVVDGVRLPRGEILKNAFVLLPLSELAPDQMHPVEGKTYLQLWEEYDQAAQKLWPVEFNWP from the coding sequence ATGGCGACAGTCTTCCTGAGCCTCGGCAGCAATATCGAACGCAACCGTCACCTTGGTGCGGGGCTGGATGCGTTGGTCAAAGCGTTCGGCGACCTGAAAATGTCGCAGGTCTACGAAAGTGAAGCGGTCGGCTTTGACGGCGACAACTTTTATAACCTGGTCGCCGCGATTGAAACCGATTTGTCGGTGGGCGAGCTGGCAATACATCTGCGCCAGATCGAAGACGACAACGGACGGCTTCGCAGCGGCCCCAAGTTCAGTGCGCGCACCCTCGATATCGATATTCTCACCTACGACGATCTCACCGGTGTTGTCGATGGCGTAAGGCTGCCGCGGGGAGAGATTCTCAAAAATGCGTTTGTGCTGTTGCCGCTCTCGGAACTCGCTCCAGACCAGATGCACCCCGTCGAAGGCAAGACGTACCTGCAGCTGTGGGAAGAATACGACCAGGCCGCCCAGAAGCTCTGGCCGGTGGAATTCAACTGGCCCTAG
- the folB gene encoding dihydroneopterin aldolase → MDIVYIRDLKVDTIIGIYDWEREVRQTVSLDIEMAFDISEAARTDNIEHTLNYKAVAKRLIAFIEGSEFLLVETMAEQAAQIVRDEFGVSWLRLRLSKPGAVRGARDVGVVIERGERAKQPATEA, encoded by the coding sequence ATGGATATTGTTTATATTCGTGATTTAAAGGTCGACACCATAATTGGCATCTATGACTGGGAGCGGGAAGTCCGCCAGACCGTCAGTCTGGATATCGAAATGGCGTTCGATATCAGCGAGGCTGCGCGCACCGACAATATCGAGCACACCCTCAATTACAAGGCGGTGGCCAAGCGATTGATTGCTTTTATTGAAGGCAGCGAGTTTTTGCTGGTAGAAACCATGGCGGAACAGGCCGCACAGATTGTGCGCGACGAGTTCGGGGTGAGCTGGTTACGCCTGCGTCTTTCCAAGCCCGGCGCAGTGCGCGGCGCGCGCGATGTTGGGGTGGTTATAGAGCGCGGTGAGCGCGCCAAGCAACCGGCCACGGAGGCCTGA
- the tsaD gene encoding tRNA (adenosine(37)-N6)-threonylcarbamoyltransferase complex transferase subunit TsaD produces MRVLGIETSCDETGVALYDSDQGLLGHALYSQVKLHADYGGVVPELASRDHVRKLLPLIREVMAESNTTPADIDGVAYTAGPGLIGALMVGACAGRALAYGWGVPAIGVHHMEGHLLAPMLEEKPPEFPFVALLVSGGHTQLVDVQGLGEYQLLGESLDDAAGEAFDKAAKMLDLDYPGGPRLAALAEQGDPRRFTFPRPMTDRPGLDFSFSGLKTYTLTTVQKHALDDGLPDEQTCADIAAAFQEAVVDTLVIKCRRALKQANRKILVIAGGVSANTLLRQRLEARLAEDGCSVYYPRQEFCTDNGAMIAYAGCLRLQAGEGAGLDIEVRPRWPLTEL; encoded by the coding sequence GTGCGAGTACTCGGAATAGAAACTTCCTGCGATGAAACCGGCGTGGCCCTGTACGACAGCGACCAGGGCCTGCTGGGGCATGCCCTGTACAGCCAGGTGAAGCTGCACGCAGATTACGGTGGCGTGGTGCCGGAACTGGCCAGTCGCGATCATGTGCGCAAGCTGTTGCCCCTGATCCGCGAGGTGATGGCCGAGAGTAATACCACTCCGGCCGACATCGATGGTGTCGCGTATACCGCCGGACCGGGCCTGATCGGTGCGCTGATGGTCGGTGCCTGCGCCGGCCGGGCTCTGGCCTACGGCTGGGGCGTGCCCGCCATCGGTGTGCATCATATGGAGGGGCACCTGCTGGCCCCCATGCTGGAGGAAAAGCCTCCGGAGTTTCCATTTGTGGCCTTGCTGGTATCCGGTGGCCACACTCAGTTGGTGGATGTGCAGGGGTTGGGGGAGTATCAACTGCTCGGGGAATCACTGGATGATGCCGCCGGTGAGGCCTTCGACAAGGCCGCCAAGATGCTCGATCTGGACTATCCGGGTGGCCCGCGCCTCGCCGCCCTCGCGGAGCAGGGCGATCCGCGGCGCTTTACCTTCCCGCGTCCGATGACCGACCGCCCCGGGCTCGACTTCAGTTTTTCCGGCCTCAAGACCTACACCCTGACCACGGTACAGAAGCACGCCCTCGACGACGGCCTGCCAGACGAGCAGACCTGCGCGGATATTGCCGCGGCCTTCCAGGAAGCCGTGGTGGATACCCTGGTGATCAAATGCCGCCGCGCGCTCAAGCAGGCGAACAGGAAAATCCTGGTGATTGCCGGTGGAGTGTCCGCCAACACGCTGTTGCGCCAGCGACTGGAAGCGCGGCTCGCGGAAGACGGCTGTAGCGTTTACTACCCGCGGCAGGAATTCTGTACCGATAACGGCGCCATGATTGCCTACGCCGGTTGCTTGCGGCTGCAGGCGGGCGAGGGCGCAGGTCTGGATATAGAAGTGCGACCGCGCTGGCCACTGACGGAACTTTGA
- the rpsU gene encoding 30S ribosomal protein S21 gives MPSVRIKDNEPFDIALRRFKRSCEKAGVLSEVRRREFYEKPTSVRKRKAAAAVKRHAKKMQRENRKFQRLY, from the coding sequence ATGCCCTCAGTACGCATCAAAGACAACGAACCTTTTGACATCGCACTGCGCCGCTTTAAGCGCTCCTGCGAGAAAGCCGGTGTACTCTCCGAAGTACGTCGCCGCGAGTTTTACGAAAAGCCGACCTCCGTTCGCAAGCGCAAGGCTGCCGCTGCTGTTAAGCGTCACGCCAAGAAAATGCAACGCGAAAACCGCAAGTTCCAGCGTCTCTACTGA
- a CDS encoding GatB/YqeY domain-containing protein, whose protein sequence is MSTLKETLATATKDAMKAREKARLATLRLINAEIKRVEVDERIELDDARILALLDKMTKQRRDSITQYEKAGRPELAEIEQQEIDVIQEFLPEQLSEAEIQEIVAAAVKETGASSMADMGKVMAQVKPQVQGRADMGAVSKLVKASF, encoded by the coding sequence ATGAGCACACTCAAGGAAACCCTCGCCACCGCCACCAAAGATGCCATGAAGGCCCGCGAGAAGGCGCGCCTTGCCACCCTGCGACTGATCAACGCCGAGATCAAACGGGTGGAAGTGGACGAGCGCATCGAGCTGGATGATGCGCGCATCCTCGCCCTGCTGGACAAAATGACCAAGCAGCGCCGGGATTCCATCACCCAGTACGAAAAGGCTGGCCGCCCGGAGCTGGCGGAAATCGAGCAGCAGGAAATCGACGTGATCCAGGAGTTCCTGCCGGAGCAGCTGTCGGAAGCGGAGATTCAGGAAATCGTCGCGGCGGCGGTCAAGGAGACCGGCGCCAGCAGTATGGCGGATATGGGCAAGGTCATGGCACAGGTGAAACCCCAGGTGCAGGGCCGTGCCGACATGGGCGCTGTCAGCAAGCTCGTGAAAGCTTCCTTCTAA
- the dnaG gene encoding DNA primase yields the protein MAGKIPQYFIDDLLARADIVPVVDSRVKLRKTGKNYSACCPFHDEKTPSFTVSPDKQFYYCFGCGASGNAVGFLMEYDRLPFPEAVEKLAASLSLEVPREQLAPGQIKRQQESQSLYQLTEKAADFYREKLRDHKLAARAITYLKNRGLSGAVAKEFGIGLAPPGWDNLLNHLGTSAEKAEQLELAGLAIRRQDSDGNPSKTEPGKRHHYDRFRNRIMFPIRDQRGRTIAFGGRVLGDDKPKYLNSPETPIFHKGRELYGLWEARQANRELKRLIVVEGYMDVVALAQYGIRCAVATLGTACGEDHIQLAFRHTGELVFCFDGDQAGRTAARRALEAALPHMQDGRSLRFLLLPEGEDPDTLVRQIGGERFDQLIDEQGRPLEDFLFDLLGEGINIQTMDGRARLSKAAAPLLDLLPAGVYRQLMFQQLARRTGLEQDMLEEIIAAEKVRTAKLAQQTQAAPGPAPQKTQARTAAQPTPEDGRQQPAAEYPGDTTESAPPGYDEPPPDYDYVDLPPHGEEDAPSQEPSRRRSGQYRLPAERMLIALLLHHPQLARLIADHGPYRGSNDADLQLFGEILQVLHKNPDLNSNQLFGRLLNLESKEARELLPQLAMSHPIVGAAGPNMEYDPETEFHDCLRTLEQAAERQRKRGLVDQLKNNGNQLSPEQLALLAQFRRKQD from the coding sequence ATGGCAGGCAAAATTCCGCAGTATTTTATCGACGACCTGTTGGCCCGCGCCGACATTGTTCCCGTCGTCGATAGCCGGGTAAAGCTGCGCAAGACCGGGAAAAACTATTCCGCCTGCTGCCCCTTTCACGATGAAAAAACCCCATCGTTTACCGTAAGCCCCGACAAGCAGTTCTACTACTGCTTCGGCTGCGGCGCCAGCGGCAATGCGGTCGGCTTCCTCATGGAGTACGACCGCCTGCCCTTCCCGGAAGCGGTGGAAAAGCTCGCCGCCAGCCTCAGCCTGGAAGTCCCGCGGGAACAACTGGCCCCCGGGCAGATCAAGCGCCAGCAGGAGAGCCAGTCTCTTTACCAGCTCACCGAGAAAGCCGCGGACTTCTACCGCGAGAAACTCCGCGACCACAAGCTCGCCGCCCGCGCCATTACCTACCTGAAAAACCGCGGCCTGTCGGGCGCCGTCGCCAAGGAATTCGGCATTGGCCTGGCGCCACCGGGATGGGACAACCTGCTGAACCATCTGGGCACCAGCGCGGAAAAAGCGGAGCAGCTCGAACTGGCCGGCCTCGCCATCCGCCGCCAGGACAGCGATGGCAATCCGAGCAAGACCGAACCCGGTAAACGGCACCACTACGATCGCTTCCGCAACCGCATCATGTTCCCCATCCGCGACCAGCGCGGTCGCACCATCGCCTTTGGCGGCCGGGTGCTGGGGGACGACAAGCCGAAATACCTGAACTCCCCGGAAACCCCGATTTTCCACAAGGGACGCGAGCTCTATGGCCTGTGGGAGGCCCGTCAGGCCAACCGCGAGTTGAAGCGGCTGATCGTGGTCGAGGGTTACATGGACGTAGTCGCACTTGCCCAGTACGGCATCCGCTGTGCCGTGGCCACACTCGGCACCGCCTGCGGTGAAGACCACATTCAGCTGGCATTCCGCCACACCGGCGAACTGGTGTTCTGCTTCGACGGCGACCAGGCCGGCCGCACCGCCGCGCGCCGTGCGCTGGAGGCTGCCCTGCCCCATATGCAGGACGGCCGCAGCCTGCGCTTTCTGCTACTGCCAGAAGGGGAAGACCCGGACACCCTGGTGCGCCAGATCGGCGGCGAGCGCTTTGACCAGCTGATTGATGAGCAGGGGCGCCCGCTGGAAGACTTCCTGTTCGACCTGCTCGGCGAGGGCATCAACATCCAGACCATGGACGGCCGTGCGCGCCTGTCCAAGGCTGCGGCCCCCCTGCTCGACCTGCTCCCCGCCGGCGTCTATCGCCAACTAATGTTCCAGCAACTGGCGCGGCGTACCGGCCTCGAGCAGGACATGCTGGAAGAGATCATCGCCGCGGAAAAAGTCCGCACGGCCAAACTTGCCCAGCAGACCCAGGCCGCGCCAGGCCCCGCCCCGCAAAAGACCCAGGCCAGGACTGCGGCGCAACCAACACCCGAAGACGGCCGCCAGCAACCAGCCGCCGAATACCCGGGCGACACAACGGAAAGCGCCCCTCCGGGTTACGATGAACCACCGCCGGACTATGACTACGTCGACCTGCCACCCCACGGCGAGGAAGACGCACCCTCTCAGGAGCCCAGCCGCCGGCGCAGCGGCCAGTACCGCTTGCCCGCCGAACGCATGCTCATCGCCCTGCTCCTGCACCACCCGCAGCTCGCCCGGCTGATCGCCGACCATGGGCCGTATCGCGGCAGTAACGATGCAGATCTCCAACTTTTCGGCGAAATTTTGCAGGTTTTACACAAGAACCCGGACCTCAACAGTAACCAGCTGTTTGGCCGTCTGCTCAACCTCGAAAGCAAGGAGGCCCGCGAACTGCTACCCCAGCTCGCCATGAGCCACCCCATCGTGGGTGCTGCGGGGCCCAATATGGAGTACGACCCCGAGACCGAATTCCACGACTGTCTGCGCACCCTGGAACAGGCCGCGGAAAGGCAGCGCAAGCGGGGACTGGTGGACCAGCTCAAGAACAACGGCAACCAGCTGAGCCCCGAACAGCTGGCCCTGCTGGCGCAATTCCGGCGTAAACAGGACTGA